The genomic DNA CAGATTTAGTCAAATGCAATGTATTAGCTATTGTGACCGACTTGGTGATTATTCATCACCGGATCGAATTCGAGCATCGGTAGGTGTGTCTATTCAATGGTTCTCACCCATGGGACCCTTGGTATTCTCATTTGCCAAGCCAATAAAAAAATATGATGGTGACCGTTCTGAGTCCTTCTCATTTAATATTGGCCAAACTTTTTAAACTTTGATTTTAGGAGTAAATCTTTTGAAAAAATTAATCGCCGCAGTCGCTCTTGCAGTTACGATGATGAGCTCGAGCTTTGCCGCTCAAGCTGAAACCAAGATTGCAGTTATCAATATCGCTGAAGTATTCCAACAACTACCTCAACGTGATGCGCTGCAAAAAACCTTGAAAGATGAGTTTGAAGTGCGAGTTCAAGAAGTTCGTGGTCTTGAATCTGAAATGCAACGTCTTTACGAGAAACGCGAAAAAGATGGTGAGTTATTAGGTCAACAAGAAGTGACCAAAATTACTCGTCAGTTAGAAACCATGCAAGCAGAGTACAAACTTAAGCGTAAGAATCTTGAAGAAGATCAACGCCGCCGTGGTGCTGAAGAACAACAAAAACTAATGGTTAAGGTACAAAATGCCATTGTTGAAGTATCTAAATCTGAGGGCTACGATTTAGTATTGCCTCTAGATGCAACGGCCTATGCCGCTGATTCTTTAGATATCACTAAACAAGTTATTCAGCAAGTTAGTAAGAGTAAGTAAATATGACCTTCAGCCTTGGCCAAATAGCTGAGCAACTCGGCCTCACCCTTGTTGGTGATGCCGAGCAAGTAATCTCTAAAATTGCTCCCTTTGAAAAAGCTGGGGAGCAAGACATTAGTTTTATCACCAACGCTAAGTATTTACCGTTGTTAGAAAGCTGTAAGGCCAGTGCGCTAATCTTAACCGAGCAACATGCTGCTTCTTACAGCGGTAATGTGTTGCTCAGTAAAGACCCTTATGTCAGTTATGCCAAGCTAGCTCAGCTATTTGATACCACACCAGCCTGTGCTGCTGCCATTCATTCCAGTGCCGTGATCGATGCCACTGTCGAGTTAGGTGAGCAAGTTTCTATTGGCGCAAATGCCGTTATAGAAAGTGGCGTTAAGCTGGGCGATGGGGTTCAAATTGGCGCTGGTTGTTTTATTGGTAAAAACG from Agarivorans gilvus includes the following:
- a CDS encoding OmpH family outer membrane protein, producing MKKLIAAVALAVTMMSSSFAAQAETKIAVINIAEVFQQLPQRDALQKTLKDEFEVRVQEVRGLESEMQRLYEKREKDGELLGQQEVTKITRQLETMQAEYKLKRKNLEEDQRRRGAEEQQKLMVKVQNAIVEVSKSEGYDLVLPLDATAYAADSLDITKQVIQQVSKSK